A genomic stretch from Deltaproteobacteria bacterium includes:
- a CDS encoding alpha-L-rhamnosidase, with protein MTMTFAPGRWRARWIWAEGQTEGRQTVALRRSLALRSVPASAPARLCAISRYALHVNGRELARGPVRANPRRQPYDVVDLAPHLREGENVIGVLAWRYGGANAWFLPPPAGSDLRFGAFVFEARVGGEWLASDESWSARVLDGWGETPPGGGIGGRGTELVDLRSLPADWCAPGGADPGWPRAVARRAMSWADTSTVHPPSYPGGPLAERPIAYPGGEPVEADGQRVVVGTLLLDAQIPAGETLTAHVSERVESGAVDPRDSAVSVAFVGDGTRRVCESLDLYGGRGIEIDSPPGAVVHSARIRERLYPVAGGAFFQCSDARLDALYAVGRRTVTICSLDSYVDCPTREQRAWTGDSVVHQMVDLTTNADWRLARWHPALTASPRPDGMLPMAVAGDLEQIDVTVIPDWALHWVHSVHNLYRYVGSHDEIARLLPVVEGVLRWFEPFLDEQGCAIDVFGWVLIDWSAVYTQGVCGALNGLLARALLEFAEMAAWAGDAGRARWALARHAALARGFERLWDGRRGRYVDSLDRGERLPMVSQHTQAAALVGGLVPDARVARVVAAMTDEASLVHAIFDKADGPAEPNSEIAIGAYTRRGPVPPPWWDVERQVVRAQPFFRYVVHDALAAAGRADLIPAQLLDWDRWAMKRCSTSFTECWAGGTVSHGWSATPTRDLVQRVLGITPAEPGFAVASIAPELGPLEWARGSAPCPAGPISVDVRASSIAVESPVPFDFGGRRYPQGSHRIARASTG; from the coding sequence ATGACGATGACCTTTGCACCGGGGCGCTGGAGGGCGCGCTGGATCTGGGCCGAGGGTCAGACCGAGGGCCGACAGACCGTCGCGCTGCGGCGCTCGCTCGCGCTGCGCAGCGTGCCCGCAAGCGCGCCGGCCCGTCTGTGCGCGATCTCGCGCTACGCGCTGCACGTGAACGGCCGCGAGCTCGCGCGCGGCCCGGTGCGCGCGAACCCGCGCCGGCAGCCGTACGACGTGGTCGACCTGGCGCCCCACCTGCGCGAGGGCGAGAACGTGATCGGCGTGCTCGCCTGGCGCTACGGCGGCGCGAACGCGTGGTTCCTGCCGCCGCCCGCCGGCAGCGACCTGCGCTTCGGCGCGTTCGTGTTCGAGGCACGAGTGGGCGGTGAGTGGCTCGCCAGCGACGAGAGCTGGAGCGCGCGCGTCCTCGACGGCTGGGGCGAGACTCCGCCCGGCGGCGGCATCGGTGGCCGCGGAACCGAGCTCGTCGACCTGCGCAGCCTGCCGGCCGACTGGTGCGCGCCGGGCGGCGCCGATCCCGGCTGGCCGCGCGCGGTCGCGCGACGCGCGATGTCCTGGGCCGACACCAGCACCGTGCACCCGCCCTCGTACCCGGGCGGCCCGCTCGCCGAGCGCCCGATCGCCTACCCGGGCGGCGAGCCGGTCGAGGCGGACGGGCAGCGCGTCGTGGTCGGCACGCTGCTGCTCGACGCGCAGATCCCCGCCGGCGAGACGCTCACCGCGCACGTCTCGGAGCGGGTGGAGAGCGGCGCCGTCGATCCGCGCGACTCGGCGGTCTCGGTGGCTTTCGTCGGCGACGGAACGCGCCGCGTCTGCGAGTCCCTCGACCTGTACGGGGGGCGCGGCATCGAGATCGACTCGCCACCCGGCGCGGTCGTCCACTCGGCGCGCATCCGCGAGCGGCTGTATCCGGTCGCGGGCGGCGCGTTCTTCCAGTGCAGCGACGCGCGGCTCGACGCGCTCTACGCGGTGGGCCGGCGCACGGTCACGATCTGCTCACTCGACAGCTACGTCGATTGCCCGACGCGCGAGCAGCGCGCCTGGACCGGCGACTCCGTCGTACACCAGATGGTGGACCTGACCACGAACGCCGATTGGCGCCTCGCGCGCTGGCATCCCGCGCTCACCGCGTCGCCGCGGCCGGACGGGATGCTGCCGATGGCGGTCGCGGGCGATCTGGAGCAGATCGACGTCACGGTCATACCGGACTGGGCGCTGCACTGGGTGCACTCGGTGCACAACCTGTACCGCTACGTGGGCAGCCACGACGAGATCGCGCGCCTGCTGCCGGTGGTGGAGGGCGTGCTGCGCTGGTTCGAGCCGTTCCTCGACGAGCAGGGCTGCGCGATCGACGTGTTCGGCTGGGTGCTGATCGACTGGTCGGCCGTCTACACGCAGGGCGTGTGCGGCGCGCTGAACGGGCTGCTGGCGCGCGCGCTGCTCGAGTTCGCGGAGATGGCGGCGTGGGCGGGCGACGCCGGGCGCGCGCGCTGGGCGCTCGCGCGGCATGCGGCGCTCGCGCGCGGCTTCGAGCGCCTCTGGGATGGGCGGCGCGGCCGCTACGTCGACTCGCTGGACCGCGGCGAGCGCCTGCCGATGGTCTCGCAGCACACGCAGGCCGCGGCGCTCGTCGGCGGCCTCGTGCCGGACGCGCGCGTGGCGCGCGTGGTCGCCGCGATGACCGACGAGGCGAGCCTCGTGCACGCGATCTTCGACAAGGCCGACGGGCCGGCCGAGCCGAACAGCGAGATCGCGATCGGCGCCTACACGCGGCGCGGGCCGGTCCCGCCGCCGTGGTGGGACGTCGAGCGGCAGGTCGTGCGCGCGCAGCCGTTCTTCCGCTACGTGGTGCACGACGCGCTGGCCGCGGCCGGGCGCGCGGACCTGATCCCGGCGCAGCTACTGGACTGGGATCGCTGGGCGATGAAGCGCTGCTCCACGTCGTTCACCGAGTGCTGGGCCGGCGGCACCGTGAGCCACGGCTGGTCCGCGACGCCGACCCGCGACCTGGTCCAGCGCGTGCTCGGCATCACGCCGGCCGAGCCGGGCTTCGCCGTAGCGAGCATCGCGCCCGAGCTCGGCCCGCTCGAGTGGGCGCGCGGCTCGGCGCCATGCCCCGCCGGGCCGATCTCCGTCGACGTCCGCGCGAGCTCGATCGCGGTCGAGAGCCCCGTGCCGTTCGACTTCGGCGGCCGCCGCTACCCGCAGGGATCGCACCGCATCGCGCGGGCGTCGACGGGCTGA